A DNA window from Rossellomorea marisflavi contains the following coding sequences:
- the licT gene encoding BglG family transcription antiterminator LicT: MEISKVINNNVVLTHDDQGKELVVMGRGLAFKKRPGDQVDTGLVEKTFVLEGEGVSAKLAELLADVSEKYLVLSEKIMTMAAMKLGVKLDDYLYVALTDHLSFAITRYKQGIKLQNALAWEIKKYYRKEYQTALEALTIIEEETGIMMDENEAASIAMHLVNSQVSGEGLESISKVVTTVNDILTIVKYHFNVTLDEESMNYERFLTHLRFFAWRLMKKEQIVEEQNDDFFYQQVERQYPQAFECSGKIAVYIQKELHWVLSKDERIYLTLHIHRVTSRHAMQHSPRG, encoded by the coding sequence ATGGAGATTAGTAAAGTCATCAATAATAATGTGGTCCTGACCCACGACGATCAAGGGAAAGAACTGGTGGTCATGGGACGGGGACTGGCCTTCAAGAAGCGGCCGGGCGATCAGGTGGATACCGGACTGGTGGAGAAGACCTTCGTACTTGAGGGAGAAGGCGTATCTGCCAAACTTGCAGAGCTTTTGGCAGACGTGTCGGAGAAGTATCTCGTACTCTCTGAGAAAATCATGACGATGGCTGCGATGAAGCTCGGGGTCAAGCTGGATGACTATCTGTATGTCGCCTTGACCGACCATTTGAGCTTTGCCATCACCCGCTACAAGCAAGGAATCAAGCTTCAGAATGCTCTCGCATGGGAGATCAAGAAGTACTACCGGAAAGAATACCAAACCGCACTTGAGGCACTGACGATCATCGAGGAAGAGACAGGGATCATGATGGATGAGAATGAGGCTGCGTCCATTGCCATGCACCTTGTGAACAGTCAAGTGTCTGGTGAAGGGCTTGAATCCATCTCCAAAGTCGTGACGACGGTCAACGATATCTTGACCATCGTCAAGTATCACTTCAATGTGACACTCGATGAAGAATCCATGAATTACGAGCGCTTTCTCACCCATCTCCGCTTCTTTGCATGGAGGCTCATGAAAAAGGAGCAGATCGTCGAGGAGCAGAATGACGACTTTTTCTATCAGCAGGTCGAGCGTCAATATCCACAGGCATTCGAGTGCTCAGGGAAGATTGCCGTCTACATCCAGAAGGAGCTCCACTGGGTATTATCAAAAGACGAACGCATATACCTCACACTTCATATCCATCGCGTGACATCACGTCATGCGATGCAGCATAGTCCAAGAGGATAG
- a CDS encoding beta-glucoside-specific PTS transporter subunit IIABC — protein sequence MDFAKTAELIIRHIGGEQNVASLVHCATRLRFKLNQREKADKKAIMALDGVVTVMESGGQFQVVIGNDVSHVYREIGKQTSLLSDTSSKQTDGEGDKGSAVGRVIDIIAGIFTPLLGIMAGAGVLKGVLQILTSTGVMTPDNTTYIILYAAADSLFYFLPVLLAFTAARKFDANPFIAATIAGALIYPSIIELANGNVETTFFGIPVVMMKYSSTVIPIILAVLVMGYFERFLNRRIHQSVRTFITPFVLLVTILPLTLLAFGPFGVYVGNGIAAGILYVFSLSPIIAGAIVAMSWQVLVIFGVHWGIIPIFINNITVQGYDNVKPVTAPAIFAQAGAALGVMLKTKNKKLKALSGSTAITGLFGITEPIVYGVTLPLKKPFIMATISAGVGGAIVGYSQSAAIATGPPGLLTLPIFYGEGFIGLIIGISVSFILSIALTYIVGFKDPVEEGTDQEVPTDQHVTPSSTIGAVSPLTGIVMPLSDVKDAAFSTEALGKGVAILPTEGKLYSPVTGVIGTLFPSKHAVGIVGDDGAEILVHVGLNTVQLNGEHFTAHIAQGDRVEAGQLLVEFDVKAIQEAGYDLSTPIVVTNTNEFMDVLSEEPGDIKAGARLLSYMKEKERVS from the coding sequence ATGGATTTCGCAAAAACAGCAGAACTGATCATCCGCCATATCGGCGGGGAACAAAATGTCGCCTCGCTCGTGCATTGTGCCACAAGGCTCAGGTTCAAACTGAATCAGCGTGAAAAAGCAGACAAAAAGGCCATCATGGCACTTGATGGTGTAGTCACCGTCATGGAAAGCGGCGGTCAATTCCAAGTAGTCATCGGAAATGACGTCTCCCACGTCTACCGTGAGATCGGGAAACAAACATCCCTCCTATCGGATACGTCTTCAAAACAGACGGACGGAGAAGGGGATAAAGGATCTGCAGTCGGCAGAGTCATCGATATCATTGCTGGGATCTTCACACCGCTTCTTGGCATCATGGCCGGCGCAGGTGTTCTGAAGGGGGTCCTTCAGATTTTGACGAGCACCGGGGTGATGACTCCGGATAATACGACGTATATCATTCTATATGCTGCAGCGGACAGCCTATTTTACTTCTTGCCTGTGTTGTTAGCGTTTACAGCCGCGAGGAAATTTGATGCGAACCCATTCATTGCCGCTACGATTGCCGGGGCGTTGATCTATCCGTCCATCATTGAACTTGCCAACGGGAACGTTGAAACCACGTTCTTCGGCATCCCTGTCGTGATGATGAAATACTCATCAACTGTCATCCCGATCATCCTGGCGGTCCTCGTCATGGGGTATTTCGAGCGATTCCTTAACCGCAGGATCCATCAGTCCGTGCGTACATTCATTACGCCATTTGTCTTGTTGGTTACGATCCTGCCGTTGACGCTTCTCGCCTTTGGACCGTTCGGTGTGTATGTGGGGAATGGAATTGCAGCAGGCATCCTCTATGTATTCTCACTGAGCCCGATCATTGCCGGTGCCATTGTCGCCATGTCCTGGCAGGTACTTGTCATCTTCGGTGTTCACTGGGGGATCATTCCGATCTTCATCAACAATATTACCGTACAAGGCTATGATAACGTCAAGCCTGTAACCGCTCCGGCTATCTTTGCACAAGCAGGGGCAGCCCTTGGTGTCATGCTGAAGACGAAGAACAAAAAACTGAAGGCCCTCTCTGGTTCGACTGCGATCACCGGTCTATTCGGGATCACGGAACCAATCGTATACGGTGTCACCCTGCCGCTGAAAAAGCCATTCATCATGGCCACGATCAGTGCAGGTGTCGGGGGAGCCATCGTCGGCTATTCCCAAAGCGCCGCCATCGCTACGGGCCCTCCGGGATTATTGACCCTCCCGATCTTCTATGGCGAAGGCTTCATCGGCTTGATCATCGGGATCTCTGTATCCTTTATCTTGTCCATTGCCCTTACGTATATTGTCGGCTTTAAGGATCCCGTGGAAGAAGGGACGGACCAGGAAGTTCCTACTGATCAACACGTCACGCCATCTTCCACTATCGGCGCCGTCAGCCCGCTGACAGGCATCGTGATGCCCCTGTCTGACGTCAAAGATGCCGCCTTCTCTACAGAAGCCCTTGGAAAAGGAGTCGCCATCCTTCCGACAGAAGGCAAGCTGTACTCTCCGGTCACGGGTGTGATTGGCACCTTGTTCCCATCGAAGCACGCCGTCGGGATTGTAGGAGACGATGGAGCAGAGATCCTCGTCCATGTGGGTCTCAACACCGTCCAGCTGAATGGTGAGCATTTCACCGCACATATCGCCCAGGGGGACCGCGTCGAAGCGGGTCAGCTCCTTGTGGAATTCGATGTGAAGGCGATCCAGGAAGCCGGGTATGACCTGTCCACGCCGATCGTCGTGACCAATACGAATGAATTCATGGACGTCCTCTCAGAAGAACCGGGGGACATCAAAGCAGGAGCACGCCTGCTATCTTATATGAAAGAAAAGGAGCGAGTATCATGA
- a CDS encoding 5-methyltetrahydropteroyltriglutamate--homocysteine S-methyltransferase, with translation MTHVQTKGKKAIKAPFRADQVGSLLRSERIKEARERRGNGELSAAELRRIEDEEIIRIVDKQKEIGLQVVTDGEFRRAWWHFDFLEGLDGVEGYESDQGIKFHNTTTKARGIKVTGKVDFTDHPMLKDYEFLHGIAGDHTAKMTIPSPNMLFFRGKIETDVYGDDLEAFHRDVAEAYKKAIRAFYDAGCRYLQLDDTAWSVFFSKQGHEQIKAFGREPDELRESFARTINEAVKDRPEDLVVTMHICRGNFKSTWAAEGGYEAAAETIFGGLDLDGLFLEFDDERSGGFEPLRYVKNPNLQIVLGLVTSKHGDLEATEDIEARIQEAARYVDINQLCLSPQCGFASTEEGNLLTEAEQWKKLQHVIAIADRVWE, from the coding sequence ATGACACACGTACAGACAAAAGGTAAGAAAGCAATAAAAGCCCCGTTCCGGGCAGATCAGGTGGGCAGCCTGCTGAGGTCGGAGCGGATCAAGGAAGCACGCGAACGGAGAGGGAATGGAGAGCTATCCGCAGCTGAACTCCGACGAATCGAGGATGAAGAAATCATCCGCATCGTCGACAAGCAAAAGGAAATCGGCCTCCAAGTCGTGACCGATGGTGAATTCAGGAGGGCGTGGTGGCACTTCGACTTCCTTGAAGGTCTCGATGGCGTCGAAGGATATGAATCGGACCAGGGGATCAAGTTCCATAACACGACGACCAAGGCACGTGGCATCAAAGTGACGGGAAAAGTGGACTTCACGGATCATCCGATGCTGAAAGACTATGAATTCCTTCATGGCATTGCAGGCGATCACACTGCCAAGATGACGATTCCGAGTCCAAATATGCTTTTCTTCAGGGGGAAAATTGAAACGGACGTATACGGAGATGACTTGGAGGCATTCCATCGGGATGTAGCCGAAGCCTACAAAAAGGCGATCCGTGCTTTCTACGATGCAGGCTGCCGCTATCTGCAGCTCGACGATACGGCATGGTCGGTATTCTTCTCGAAACAGGGACATGAGCAGATCAAGGCATTTGGCCGCGAACCCGACGAACTCAGGGAATCCTTCGCCCGTACCATCAATGAGGCTGTGAAGGATCGCCCAGAGGACCTTGTCGTGACCATGCATATTTGCAGGGGGAATTTCAAATCGACATGGGCAGCTGAAGGCGGATATGAAGCGGCTGCCGAAACCATTTTCGGCGGGCTCGACCTCGACGGGCTATTCCTGGAGTTCGATGATGAGCGTTCCGGAGGCTTCGAACCGCTACGCTATGTGAAGAATCCGAATCTCCAGATCGTCCTCGGTCTTGTTACGTCCAAGCATGGAGATCTCGAGGCGACGGAAGACATCGAGGCACGGATACAGGAAGCTGCACGCTATGTGGACATCAACCAGCTCTGTCTCAGTCCCCAATGTGGATTCGCTTCAACCGAAGAAGGAAATCTGCTGACCGAAGCAGAACAATGGAAGAAGCTGCAACACGTGATCGCCATTGCCGATCGGGTGTGGGAATGA
- a CDS encoding EamA family transporter: MRIQYALFILLAAMLWGTTGTVQALAPEGVHPIAIGAVRLAIGGLFLLLLSLGKIHWRGWPLKGTVAAALCMALYQPFFFSAVRMTGIAIGTVIAIGSAPVIAGLLEWGIKRNVPQASWWASTALAIAGCILLFTNRGSVVADPRGILLALGAGASFAGYTMISGTLVNRRETLPVVAVVFMLGAFFLTPFLFLYDLSWLMEVRGAGVALHLGVVATGLAYLLFARGLVKVPASTAVTLSLAEPLTATMLGVFLIGESLDALSWLGVGLLLLGIMLLVGKQGVGETGSGIG, translated from the coding sequence TTGCGGATACAGTATGCTCTGTTTATCCTCCTGGCAGCCATGCTGTGGGGAACAACGGGGACGGTGCAGGCATTGGCTCCTGAAGGCGTCCATCCGATTGCCATCGGAGCGGTGCGCCTGGCCATAGGAGGCTTGTTCCTCCTTCTATTATCCTTGGGAAAAATACATTGGAGAGGGTGGCCCTTGAAAGGAACCGTGGCGGCCGCTCTTTGTATGGCACTCTATCAGCCTTTCTTTTTCTCGGCAGTCAGAATGACGGGGATTGCGATCGGGACCGTGATCGCCATCGGAAGCGCCCCGGTCATAGCAGGACTCCTTGAATGGGGAATAAAAAGGAATGTCCCCCAAGCTTCCTGGTGGGCCTCCACCGCCCTGGCCATCGCAGGCTGCATCCTTCTGTTCACGAATAGAGGATCGGTCGTTGCCGACCCGCGCGGCATCCTCCTCGCACTGGGGGCGGGGGCTTCATTTGCCGGGTACACCATGATCAGCGGAACCCTTGTCAATAGAAGGGAAACACTTCCCGTGGTCGCTGTCGTGTTCATGCTGGGTGCATTCTTCCTCACGCCCTTCCTCTTCCTCTATGATCTATCGTGGCTTATGGAGGTAAGGGGAGCCGGGGTTGCCCTGCATCTCGGGGTCGTGGCAACAGGACTTGCCTATCTTCTCTTTGCACGTGGACTGGTGAAGGTGCCTGCCTCAACCGCCGTGACGCTCTCCCTCGCCGAACCCCTCACCGCCACCATGCTCGGGGTCTTTCTGATCGGCGAATCCCTTGATGCCCTGTCATGGTTGGGCGTCGGTCTCCTCCTTCTAGGGATCATGTTATTAGTGGGGAAACAGGGAGTGGGGGAAACAGGGAGTGGAATCGGATAA
- a CDS encoding copper amine oxidase, with translation MKKIAAPVLGLSLLAAPTASFAAEQPTAVTPASDLRSTLDQLLSEHFVLAVDAMVKDYNDAPDEKQAMKALDDNAKDMTPAIESIYGEEGAKEFERIFRGHNAYSEDFVKAAQSGDEDARMAAEKEVDEFVEEFSTFLSTATEENLPKDAAAEVLKAHEEDVLNAFDAYVEEDYKGYFSSFREGYDRMFDISKALSTAIVTQMPDKFEGSKADSAAADLRSTLNNLAAEHFALATMGMQKGVDGAADYDFANWAEDEHTKDFKAAIASIYGDEGAAQFEKIWTGEHINAQSDLVAAVLADDKEKEEAARESLSMFSEDFGNFLGTATEGNLPAEDAIAAVKGHEEQVLKAFDDYLAEDYDASTADFREGYAYMFGVGKALGDAIVKQNPDMFAGSDMPSAMPNTGMGGAAQDSNAPIMAWTAGITALLAAGVFLIRKKVSNQQ, from the coding sequence ATGAAAAAAATCGCAGCACCTGTACTTGGGCTATCCCTACTGGCCGCACCGACAGCAAGTTTCGCAGCAGAGCAACCGACAGCCGTCACTCCGGCATCAGACTTGCGTTCCACTCTTGATCAGCTTCTATCAGAGCACTTTGTGCTAGCGGTTGACGCAATGGTAAAAGATTATAACGACGCACCGGACGAAAAACAAGCCATGAAGGCACTGGATGACAACGCCAAGGATATGACGCCGGCGATCGAATCCATCTACGGTGAAGAAGGAGCGAAGGAATTCGAACGAATCTTCCGCGGACATAATGCTTACTCAGAAGACTTCGTAAAAGCCGCTCAATCTGGTGATGAAGATGCGAGAATGGCCGCTGAAAAAGAAGTGGATGAATTCGTAGAAGAGTTCTCGACTTTCCTCAGCACAGCAACGGAAGAAAATCTTCCGAAAGATGCAGCAGCTGAAGTACTGAAGGCACATGAAGAAGATGTCCTTAATGCATTCGATGCATACGTAGAAGAAGACTACAAAGGCTACTTCTCTTCATTCCGTGAAGGATATGACCGCATGTTCGATATCAGTAAAGCTCTTTCAACAGCGATCGTGACTCAAATGCCTGATAAATTCGAAGGATCAAAAGCCGATTCTGCAGCAGCTGATCTTCGTTCTACATTGAACAATCTGGCAGCAGAGCACTTTGCCCTTGCAACAATGGGAATGCAAAAAGGCGTTGACGGAGCAGCTGACTATGACTTCGCCAACTGGGCTGAAGATGAGCACACAAAAGACTTCAAAGCAGCCATTGCTTCCATCTACGGAGATGAAGGTGCAGCACAATTCGAAAAAATCTGGACTGGCGAGCACATCAATGCCCAATCTGATCTAGTAGCAGCTGTATTGGCTGATGATAAAGAAAAAGAAGAAGCAGCACGCGAAAGCTTGAGCATGTTCTCTGAAGACTTCGGTAACTTCCTAGGAACAGCAACAGAAGGAAATCTACCTGCTGAAGACGCCATCGCAGCAGTAAAAGGCCACGAAGAGCAAGTATTGAAAGCATTCGATGACTACTTGGCTGAAGACTACGATGCAAGCACTGCAGACTTCCGTGAAGGATATGCGTACATGTTCGGAGTAGGTAAAGCACTTGGAGATGCCATCGTGAAACAAAACCCTGATATGTTCGCAGGTTCCGATATGCCATCTGCTATGCCTAACACAGGTATGGGTGGAGCTGCACAAGACTCCAATGCACCAATCATGGCTTGGACAGCAGGAATCACTGCTCTACTAGCAGCTGGAGTATTCCTTATCCGCAAAAAAGTATCAAACCAACAATAA
- a CDS encoding LrgB family protein → MQQFLLTIVSIAATVGIYIVMAGIYKRFSLPVLIPVLTSTIMVVGLLVGFHIPYEDYMVGGQWIHSLLGPGVVALAYPLYKQRDVILKYSLTIIGGVLAGLLTGMMSGFLFARILGMDHDLILSIIPKSITTPVAIQIASGIGGVPAMTVVFVMVAGFSGVILGPMILKWVRIRSKMGQGIALGSASHALGTSKAMEYGELSVSMSSVSMTLSALLGSVIGPLVVWLFQI, encoded by the coding sequence ATGCAGCAATTCCTGCTCACAATCGTAAGCATTGCGGCAACCGTGGGGATCTACATCGTCATGGCGGGAATTTATAAACGCTTCTCCCTTCCCGTTCTGATCCCCGTTTTGACCTCCACGATCATGGTGGTCGGTCTCCTTGTCGGCTTCCATATTCCTTATGAAGACTACATGGTCGGTGGACAGTGGATTCATTCCCTGCTCGGCCCGGGAGTCGTGGCCCTCGCCTACCCTCTCTATAAGCAGAGGGACGTCATCCTGAAGTACAGCCTGACCATCATCGGAGGAGTCTTGGCAGGCCTCCTCACTGGCATGATGAGTGGATTCCTGTTCGCACGGATCCTTGGGATGGATCATGACCTGATCCTCTCCATCATCCCTAAATCGATCACGACGCCTGTAGCGATCCAGATCGCCTCCGGAATAGGCGGCGTACCGGCCATGACCGTCGTCTTCGTCATGGTGGCCGGATTCTCAGGCGTCATCCTCGGACCGATGATCCTCAAATGGGTTCGGATCAGGAGCAAAATGGGACAGGGCATCGCCCTCGGAAGTGCATCCCATGCCCTTGGCACCTCAAAGGCCATGGAATACGGTGAGCTTTCCGTCTCCATGAGCTCTGTCTCCATGACCCTGAGCGCCCTCCTCGGCTCCGTCATCGGACCGCTTGTAGTATGGCTGTTCCAGATTTGA
- a CDS encoding class F sortase codes for MKKRLLIVLTVMLLSIISFQVFAQENTTPQQTSEKKQVKAEKETKQKTRPIGHKGEEFVLLDSLQKKKAELEEQLKVQEEGITPVRIQIPSMDIDTKVIPVGLKESGEMDVPESTEVTGWYDRGPKPGGKGSSVVAGHVDSKEGPAIFFYLKNIVVGETITLTDENGNERTFKVKSKESYPYNDAPIEKIFGPSDKRKLNVITCTGTFDHDKHEYPDRLVVYTELISEKQKQEEKTPEPPTDVTQESNVINWHAVRADDVIGYRVYKKSASEEEYTHVASISAHERKSFFDENHEEGDSYYVTTVNIQENESKPSEKVPGE; via the coding sequence ATGAAAAAGAGATTATTGATCGTATTGACTGTCATGCTCCTCAGCATCATAAGCTTCCAGGTATTCGCCCAGGAAAATACCACACCTCAGCAGACATCAGAGAAAAAACAGGTGAAAGCTGAGAAAGAGACAAAGCAAAAGACGAGACCGATTGGCCACAAAGGGGAAGAATTTGTTCTTCTTGACTCTTTACAGAAGAAGAAAGCCGAGCTGGAAGAACAATTAAAGGTTCAAGAAGAGGGAATTACCCCCGTAAGGATCCAAATTCCGAGTATGGATATCGATACAAAGGTGATCCCTGTCGGACTGAAGGAATCCGGTGAAATGGATGTTCCAGAGTCTACAGAAGTGACCGGGTGGTATGACCGCGGGCCAAAGCCGGGTGGGAAGGGAAGTTCTGTTGTGGCAGGGCATGTCGACAGTAAGGAAGGTCCCGCCATCTTCTTTTACCTGAAGAACATCGTGGTCGGGGAAACGATCACCCTCACCGACGAAAACGGCAATGAGCGCACATTCAAAGTAAAATCAAAAGAGAGCTATCCTTACAATGACGCACCGATTGAAAAGATCTTCGGTCCATCGGATAAACGGAAGCTCAATGTCATCACCTGTACCGGTACGTTCGATCACGATAAGCATGAGTATCCAGATCGGTTGGTCGTGTACACTGAGCTGATCAGTGAAAAGCAGAAGCAGGAGGAAAAAACGCCTGAGCCACCGACCGACGTCACCCAGGAGTCCAATGTGATTAACTGGCACGCCGTCCGTGCAGACGATGTCATCGGCTATCGCGTCTATAAAAAATCTGCTTCCGAAGAAGAGTACACCCACGTAGCCAGCATTTCTGCCCATGAACGGAAAAGCTTCTTTGATGAGAATCATGAAGAGGGTGACTCCTATTACGTCACCACCGTCAACATCCAGGAAAACGAATCCAAGCCATCTGAAAAGGTGCCTGGGGAATAA
- a CDS encoding 6-phospho-beta-glucosidase, whose product MTTTTFPKSFLWGGAIAANQAEGGYREGGKGLTNVDLLPRGEERFSYMKGNIPHLELQDDLYYPSHEAIDFYHRYKEDIKLFAEMGFTCLRVSVSWARIFPNGNDAEPNEEGLTFYENLFAELKANGIEPVVTIAHFDVPVHLIETFGSWKGRDLVEFYETYARTLFNRFKGTVKYWMTFNEINMLFHLPFLGAGIVFKEGENRDQVLYQAAHHQLVASALAVKALHEIDPEAQIGCMLAAGVTYPYSCNPEDIWAGIERDRESYFFIDVQSRGAYPGYAKRFFREQEWDLQMEEGDEDILKAHTVDYIGFSYYSSRTISRDPEILGKMTAGNVFPSVKNPHLKTSEWGWTIDPKGIRITANQLYDRYQKPLFVVENGLGAIDEPGADGEINDAYRIDYLSAHLRELNEAIKDGVQLLGYTCWGPIDIVSASSGEMKKRYGYIHVDKDNEGNGTLNRSKKASFDWYRQVIKTNGASLENETVKS is encoded by the coding sequence ATGACAACGACTACATTTCCAAAATCCTTCCTTTGGGGAGGGGCCATTGCAGCAAACCAAGCAGAAGGAGGATACCGCGAAGGCGGGAAGGGGTTGACCAACGTCGACCTCCTTCCACGCGGTGAAGAGAGATTCTCCTATATGAAAGGGAATATCCCACACCTGGAACTTCAAGATGACCTTTACTACCCGTCACATGAAGCCATTGATTTTTATCATCGCTACAAAGAAGATATCAAGCTGTTTGCCGAGATGGGCTTTACATGCCTTCGGGTGTCTGTATCTTGGGCAAGGATCTTCCCGAACGGGAACGACGCTGAGCCGAATGAAGAAGGATTGACATTCTATGAAAACCTCTTCGCAGAGCTCAAAGCGAACGGAATCGAACCCGTTGTAACCATCGCCCATTTCGATGTGCCTGTCCATCTGATTGAAACGTTCGGAAGCTGGAAGGGCCGTGATCTCGTCGAATTCTACGAAACGTATGCCCGCACTCTTTTCAATCGTTTTAAAGGAACCGTGAAATATTGGATGACGTTCAATGAAATCAATATGCTTTTCCATCTGCCTTTCCTTGGGGCAGGAATCGTGTTCAAAGAAGGTGAAAACCGGGATCAGGTCCTCTATCAGGCTGCTCATCATCAGCTTGTCGCTAGTGCCCTTGCCGTGAAGGCACTCCATGAGATCGATCCGGAGGCACAGATCGGGTGCATGCTGGCCGCAGGTGTCACGTATCCGTACTCCTGTAATCCGGAAGATATCTGGGCGGGAATCGAACGTGATCGCGAATCCTACTTCTTCATCGACGTTCAGTCCCGTGGAGCGTATCCGGGCTATGCGAAGCGCTTCTTCCGGGAGCAGGAGTGGGATCTCCAGATGGAAGAAGGAGATGAAGACATCCTCAAGGCTCATACGGTGGATTACATCGGATTCAGCTATTACTCCAGCCGCACGATCAGCCGTGATCCCGAAATCCTCGGGAAGATGACGGCAGGCAATGTGTTCCCTTCGGTCAAAAATCCTCATTTGAAAACATCGGAATGGGGATGGACGATCGATCCAAAAGGGATCCGGATTACGGCCAATCAATTGTATGATCGCTATCAAAAACCATTATTCGTCGTGGAAAACGGCCTCGGAGCCATCGACGAGCCCGGCGCAGATGGGGAAATCAACGATGCCTATCGAATCGATTATCTCTCAGCCCATCTCCGCGAGCTGAACGAAGCAATCAAGGACGGAGTCCAACTGCTGGGCTACACATGCTGGGGACCAATCGATATCGTCAGCGCCTCAAGCGGCGAAATGAAAAAACGGTATGGCTATATCCATGTGGACAAAGACAACGAAGGCAATGGCACCCTCAACCGTTCTAAGAAGGCCAGCTTCGACTGGTACAGACAGGTGATCAAGACGAATGGAGCGTCATTGGAGAACGAAACCGTCAAAAGTTGA
- a CDS encoding CidA/LrgA family protein: MKVLRIILQVGILYGFSFAGGWIQQALDLPIAGSIVGLLLLLLCLAIKVVPVVVVEDGASFLLSILPLLFIPAMAGVMNYPGLVSPTGAALFLIVIVSTVVTIAVAGHASQLLEKRSKRKEEKRCSNSCSQS; encoded by the coding sequence ATGAAAGTACTCCGCATTATTTTACAAGTCGGAATTTTATATGGGTTTTCCTTTGCAGGAGGATGGATTCAACAGGCATTGGATCTTCCGATTGCAGGCAGCATCGTCGGCCTGCTCCTTCTCCTTCTGTGCCTTGCAATCAAAGTCGTCCCGGTTGTGGTCGTGGAAGACGGAGCAAGCTTCCTCCTGTCCATACTTCCACTATTATTCATCCCCGCCATGGCGGGCGTCATGAACTACCCAGGCCTTGTATCACCAACCGGGGCCGCCTTATTCTTGATTGTCATCGTCAGTACCGTCGTGACCATCGCTGTAGCCGGACATGCGAGCCAGCTCCTTGAGAAAAGATCAAAACGGAAGGAGGAAAAACGATGCAGCAATTCCTGCTCACAATCGTAA